The Saprospiraceae bacterium genome contains the following window.
TTTCGAGTGCTGCCAAATTTTCCTCAAGCACTTGTCGGGTTGGATTTTGAGTGCGTGCATATTCAAATCCTTTATGATTGCCCGGGCCATCCTGAACATAGGTAGACGTTTGAAAAATTGGGGTCATGATTGCCCCTGTTGAAGGATCCGGATGTACTCCTGAATGAATCACTTTCGTATTGAATTTCATTAATTTTATTATTAATGGTTTAAATAAAAAAAACCACAAAGCTTATAGTAAACTTTGTGGTTTATAAGTCTAGAGTATGAATTACTGTTTATGGAGAATATCAAATAATAAGGTTTTTTTATCTAAAATTACCTGTACAAAATAATTTCCAGCCGAAAGGTTTTGAATTGCGATCGGTTGATTTTGATTCCTATTAAAATTACCTGAATCCACTGTCTTCCCTTCTGAATTAATCAAAGTATAAACTGCCTGATCATAATCAATTCCGTTGATTTCCATTTGAAAAAAATCAGTCGCTGGATTTGGAGTTAAGTTTAGTTTTGGAATTATCTTTTCTATAGTTTCACCTGCAACCAATTCTTGTTTATGAAGGAAGCGAATGGTCGTATCATTTTCTATTCCTGTAAAAATGGATTCTGTTTCACTGATTGTAAACTCAGCAACCGGACCAACAATTCCAGAAGCATACCAATGATGGTATTCAAAGGTAGAACTACCGAATGGTATTCCCGAAACGGTGATTTCTGTAATTTGCTTTGTTTTAACTTTTAATACAGGGTAAGTTCCTTCGTTAGTGGTTAGCATTCCACATCCATCTGCATTTGCATTGGATTGAATTTCAATTTTTCCTGTGGTTGTCCCCTGAGTTACGTCAGCTTCTGTTCCATTTTGAAAATTTTGTCCAAAATTTAATGGAAATGGAACAAAAATATATTTGTCTTTCCATACTATGGTTGTGCTGGTATCGTAAGAACCCAACCAATAAACTCCGTTACTATTCACTTCTACCATGGTAAAGCTTGTGTCTGGCTCATCCAGATCTATAGATGCCATATTTGCGGTAGGAAATAGGTTTTTAAATGGATACGCATCAATAGAAATAAAACCTTCATTATATCCGTCCACGTCCGGACCTGTAACATTCCATGTTTTATCTGAACCTGCTTGAGTCAAGGCATTTAAATCGATCCCCTGAAGATTTTCAAGAAATTTATATTCTGATTTGTGACCCGGTTTTGGTGCATTGGCCGAGGTATAGCTTATTTGCGAAAACGTAATTCCGCATAAACTCAGTGCTAAAAATGTAAAAAATGACTTCATAGGCTGTTTTTATAATTATTTAAGAGTAAGCTGAATTTTAAACTGGTGCTTACGTATATTTTGTGCAAATATCTTAAAAATATCTATCCAAATCTAGCATTTTACAAAACTGTTTACCGAATCACTACAAAATCCTTCATCAATACCGTATCTCCGGATTTTAAAATAAGACGATAATGACCCGTTATAAATGAATGAATATCTACTTTTAAAGAATGCTGACATTCTTCCAAACTGTTTACTAATAGCTCCTTAACTAAATTTCCTTGAAAATCATAAAATCTTAAATAAGCAGGAAACGCTTCAAGCCCCTTGAGTTCGATATACAGTTCATTACTCGCAGGCACTGGGTAGATATCCAGATATTTTTTATGTTGAACTACCCCTTGCAATTCACCATCCTGATTCGGTATGTCTGCAAAATCAAATGCATGATTTGAATTATTGAGATCCGATTTCCCTTTCAGTGTCGCACCGGTTGGAATCTTACTTTCTGCGGCATTAATTCCTTTAATGGTGGTTCCACTGATTAAATTCAGATTATTTGTAGTCCCTGATCCATGCAGATGGGTAACATCTGAATCGTACAAAGGATCATTTGTCATAAATGGAGAACCAAATGAAAATCCAGAAAGATTTTCAAACTTTACATAATAAGTTCCTGGTGGAACACAATCAAATGAATAATATCCATCGATTGAAGGGGTTCCTGGTTTAGGACCTGTCAATTGTACTGCGTATAAAGTTTGATTTAAATTGTTGTACAAACGCACCAGTAAACCATTGATTCCGCGTTCAGAAGGGTTGTAAACTGAATTGTAATTTACGTCATTCCAAACCGTTCCGAAAATAGATGCACATTGATACAAGCCCCCATCTAAATTGGGGTTTAATGAATTGATACTTAAAATTAAATTAGCACTGGTATTTAATCCGTTGCTGTTATCAATATCACTGTCTGTTAAATCAGTATCTGCATTTGGAATTGTGAATTTGGAATTTGCTGGTGGATTGACCTTCACATAATAGGTACCGGATTTTAATTTAGAAAACAAATACCGGCCATTTTGATCTGTCAATGTAGTTTTCAATTGGGCTTTACTTACTGCATCATAAAGTAAAACCTGAACATTTTTAATTCCTGGTTCGCCTAGTTCTTGTACTCCATTTCCATTTTTGTCTTCCCAAATAAATCCGCCTAATGATAAAAATGGAACAATGGCAACATCCAAACTGTCATAATTTGTGCCTGAATTAATAAGCACCGATTGACTAACTCCTGTTGACCCCACATCGCTGTCAATTTTACGATTTGTCCCTATCATTCTTTTACCAAAATAATAATTTGTAGCTGCTGTGCCCAGCTGTACAAAAATGAAATATTGCCCTGGATTCAAATTAGTAAATTCATAGAGTCCATTTGCATCCGTGGTATCCTTTGCAATTAAACCACCGATTACATTATATAAACAAACAACTACATTGGGCATTCCAAGTTCTAATGGATCCTGCAGGCCATTATCATTTAAATCTCTCCAAACA
Protein-coding sequences here:
- a CDS encoding T9SS type A sorting domain-containing protein; translated protein: MKSFFTFLALSLCGITFSQISYTSANAPKPGHKSEYKFLENLQGIDLNALTQAGSDKTWNVTGPDVDGYNEGFISIDAYPFKNLFPTANMASIDLDEPDTSFTMVEVNSNGVYWLGSYDTSTTIVWKDKYIFVPFPLNFGQNFQNGTEADVTQGTTTGKIEIQSNANADGCGMLTTNEGTYPVLKVKTKQITEITVSGIPFGSSTFEYHHWYASGIVGPVAEFTISETESIFTGIENDTTIRFLHKQELVAGETIEKIIPKLNLTPNPATDFFQMEINGIDYDQAVYTLINSEGKTVDSGNFNRNQNQPIAIQNLSAGNYFVQVILDKKTLLFDILHKQ